One region of Primulina tabacum isolate GXHZ01 chromosome 1, ASM2559414v2, whole genome shotgun sequence genomic DNA includes:
- the LOC142554837 gene encoding acetyl-CoA acetyltransferase 2-like, whose amino-acid sequence MAPAAARDSIKPRDVCIVGVARTPMGGFLGSLSSLSATKLGSIAIACALKRANIDPSLVQEVFFGNVLSANLGQAPARQAALGAGIPNTVICTTVNKVCASGMKATMLAAQSIQLGINDVVVAGGMESMSNVPKYLAEARKGSRLGHDSLVDGMLKDGLWDVYNDFGMGVCAELCAEHHNITREEQDNYAVQSFERGIAAQDGGAFAWEIVPVEVSGGRGKPSTIVDKDEGLGKFDAAKLKKLRPSFKETGGTVTAGNASSISDGAAALILASGEKVVKLGLDVIAKISGYADAAQAPELFTTAPALAIPKAISNAGLEASQIDYYEINEAFAVVALANQKLLGIAPEKVNIHGGAVALGHPLGCSGARILVTLLGVLKQKNGKYGVGGVCNGGGGASAFVVELL is encoded by the exons ATGGCTCCAGCTGCAGCAAGGGATTCAATTAAGCCTAGAG ATGTCTGCATCGTTGGAGTAGCTCGAACACCTATGGGTGGATTTCTTGGTTCTCTTTCGTCATTATCAGCAACAAAGCTCGGGTCTATAGCTATTGCAT GTGCTTTGAAGAGAGCAAATATTGATCCATCACTTGTACAAGAAGTTTTCTTTGGAAATGTACTCAGTGCAAACTTAGGACAGGCTCCTGCTAGGCAGGCGGCATTAGGTGCTGGGATCCCGAACACGGTGATCTGTACCACTGTCAACAAAGTCTGTGCCTCAGGGATGAAAG CAACAATGCTTGCTGCACAAAGTATCCAGTTGGGCATCAATGATGTTGTGGTGGCTGGTGGCATGGAAAGCATGTCTAATGTCCCAAAGTACTTGGCAGAAGCAAG GAAGGGGTCACGACTTGGACATGATTCCCTTGTTGATGGAATGCTGAAAGATGGATTATGGGATGTTTATAATGATTTTGGCATGGGAGTTTGTGCTGAATTATGTGCTGAACACCATAATATTACAAGAGAAGAGCAG GACAATTATGCAGTTCAGAGCTTTGAGCGTGGAATTGCTGCTCAAGATGGTGGTGCATTTGCATGGGAGATTGTTCCT GTTGAAGTGTCTGGGGGTAGAGGAAAGCCATCCACAATTGTTGATAAGGATGAAGGTTTGGGAAAG tttgatgctgcaaaattgaAGAAGCTAAGGCCAAGTTTTAAGGAGACAGGTGGTACAGTCACAGCGGGAAATGCTTCTAGCATAAG CGATGGTGCTGCTGCTCTCATTTTAGCCAGTGGAGAGAAGGTTGTGAAGCTTGGTCTAGATGTCATTGCAAAGATCTCAGGATATGCTGATGCTGCGCAG GCACCTGAATTATTTACAACTGCACCAGCACTTGCAATTCCAAAAGCAATTTCAAATGCTGGTTTAGAAGCATCTCAAATAGACTATTATGAGATTAATGAAGCTTTTGCG GTTGTTGCTCTTGCAAATCAGAAGCTTCTTGGTATTGCTCCT GAAAAAGTTAACATTCACGGTGGAGCTGTAGCCTTGGGGCATCCTCTAGGTTGCAGTGGAGCTCGTATTCTGGTCACGCTTTTGGGG GTATTGAAGCAGAAGAATGGTAAATACGGAGTTGGTGGTGTTTGCAATGGAGGAGGAGGTGCTTCTGCCTTTGTCGTAGAGCTTCTGTAA
- the LOC142554860 gene encoding long chain acyl-CoA synthetase 8-like, which translates to MDDVGGNFSFSTFKDNGSYGIVCAVIMAVVIPILLAVVLGGKRKAKQRGVLVEVVGGTDLVMRNARSVKLVEVPWEGATTLAALFEQSCKKNSGEKFLGTRKVIGKEFVTASDGRKFEKLHLGEYQWETYSQAFTRACNFASGLLKIGHDMDTRAAIFSETCAEWMIAFQACFRQNITVVTIYASLGDDALIHSLNETRVSTVICDSKQLKKLAAVSSSLKTISQVIYIDDEDTTSGSSASEDIGNWRKFYFSEVEKLGSNNPSRPSLPIKKDIAVIMYTSGSTGLPKGVMMTHGNIVATAAAVMTVIPGIGSKDVYLAYLPLAHVFELAAETVMLTAGASIGYGSALTLTDTSNKIKKGTQGDASALKPTLMAAVPAILDRVRDGVLKKVDEKGGFVKKLFNIAYNRRLATIEGSLFGAWGIESLFWDIVVFKKIRSILGGEIRLMLCGGAPLSGDAQRFINICMGAPIGQGYGLTETCAGAAFSEWDDPSVGRVGPPLPCCYVKLVSWEEGGYTIVDKPMPRGEIVIGGHSVTAGYFNNDSKTKEVYEVDERGMRWFYTGDIGRFHPDGCLEIIDRKKDIVKLQHGEYISLGKVEAAVSSSTYVDSIMVYADPFHNFCVALVVPAHQALEGWARDSGIKYGDFPDLCKKSEAKNEVQQSLFKAAKAAKLEKSEIPAKVTLLPEPWTPESGLVTAALKLKRESLKSKFKDELELLYK; encoded by the exons ATGGATGATGTGGGGGGTAACTTTTCTTTTTCGACATTTAAAGACAATGGTTCATATGGAATTGTTTGTGCTGTCATCATGGCTGTAGTTATACCTATACTTCTTGCCGTGGTTCTTGGGGGTAAAAGAAAGGCAAAGCAGAGAGGTGTTCTTGTTGAAGTTGTTGGTGGTACTGATTTGGTAATGCGTAATGCTAGATCTGTCAAATTGGTCGAGGTTCCTTGGGAAGGGGCTACAACTTTGGCTGCTTTGTTCGAGCAGTCTTGTAAAAAAAATTCCGGTGAAAAGTTTCTTGGGACAAGAAAAGTAATTGGGAAGGAATTTGTTACTGCTAGCGATGGGCGAAAATTCGAGAAACTTCATTTGGGAGAGTACCAGTGGGAAACTTACTCTCAGGCTTTCACTCGTGCCTGTAACTTTGCGTCCGGTCTTCTTAAAATAGGTCATGATATGGACACTCGTGCTGCAATTTTTTCTGAAACTTGCGCAGAGTGGATGATAGCATTTCAG GCATGCTTCCGGCAGAACATCACTGTTGTTACAATTTATGCTTCCTTAGGGGATGATGCCCTAATTCACTCACTTAATGAG ACTCGAGTATCAACTGTGATTTGTGACTCGAAGCAATTGAAGAAGTTGGCTGCAGTAAGTTCGAGTTTGAAAACCATTAGCCAGGTTATTTATATTGATGATGAAGACACTACAAGTGGTTCCAGTGCATCCGAAGATATTGGAAATTGGAGAAAATTCTATTTTTCCGAGGTTGAAAAACTTGGAAGCAATAATCCTTCTCGTCCTAGTCTGCCAATCAAGAAAGATATTGCTGTCATCATGTACACAAGTGGCAGTACGGGCCTTCCTAAG GGTGTTATGATGACTCATGGAAACATTGTGGCCACTGCAGCTGCCGTTATGACAGTCATTCCAGGAATTGGAAGCAAAGATGTCTATCTTGCTTATTTGCCTTTAGCTCACGTGTTTGAGTTAGCTGCAGAG ACTGTGATGTTGACTGCAGGTGCCTCAATTGGCTATGGCTCAGCACTGACATTAACAGACACCtccaacaaaataaaaaaaggaaCACAGGGAGATGCATCTGCATTGAAGCCTACATTGATGGCAGCTGTTCCAGCTATTCTAGACCGTGTTAGAGACGGAGTTCTGAAGAAG GTTGATGAAAAGGGAGGTTTTGTGAAAAAACTTTTCAATATTGCTTACAATCGCCGATTGGCAACTATTGAGGGAAGCTTGTTTGGTGCGTGGGGTATAGAAAGTCTCTTTTGGGATATTGTTGTTTTTAAGAAGATAAGGTCTATCCTTGGAGGAGAAATTCGACTTATGCTTTGTGGCGGAGCTCCTTTGTCTGGAGATGCTCAGAGATTTATCAACATTTGCATGGG GGCGCCTATTGGTCAAGGATATGGCTTGACTGAAACATGTGCAGGAGCTGCCTTTTCAGAGTGGGATGACCCTTCTGTTGGGCGTGTTGGTCCTCCACTTCCTTGTTGCTACGtcaag CTCGTGTCTTGGGAAGAAGGTGGTTATACTATAGTAGATAAGCCAATGCCACGGGGAGAGATTGTTATTGGTGGACACAGCGTGACAGCTGGGTATTTTAACAATGATTCCAAAACTAAAGAGGTGTACGAG GTCGATGAGAGGGGCATGCGTTGGTTCTACACTGGTGATATTGGAAGGTTTCATCCTGATGGAtgtcttgagattattgataggAAGAAAGATATCGTGAAGCTTCAACATGGCGAGTACATCTCACTTGGAAAG GTTGAGGCAGCAGTGTCGTCGAGCACATATGTTGATAGTATTATGGTCTATGCAGATCCCTTCCACAACTTTTGTGTAGCCCTCGTGGTGCCTGCACATCAGGCTCTTGAGGGATGGGCTCGTGATTCTGGAATAAAGTACGGGGATTTTCCTGATCTATGCAAAAAGTCTGAAGCGAAGAATGAGGTTCAACAATCACTTTTCAAG GCAGCCAAGGCGGCTAAACTTGAAAAGTCTGAAATTCCGGCAAAGGTTACGCTGTTGCCGGAGCCATGGACTCCAGAAAGTGGTTTGGTCACTGCAGCTCTGAAATTGAAGAGGGAGTCATTGAAGAGCAAATTTAAAGATGAGCTCGAACTGTTGTACAAGTGA